In the Candidatus Poribacteria bacterium genome, ATCCTTGCGGTATCGCCAGAGGCTGTGGACATCCGTCCATACCGAGCGTTGAGTGCGGGGATCGGGACGGAAACATTGGTGTCGCTTGCACGGCGACACAAGGCACTCGCTGCGATAAACGGCGGCTTCTTTGAGATGGTAGGGACGTTCCGTGGTGAGTCCGTCGGGGCATTGAAGATTGACGGTGAATGGGTCAGTGAACCGGAACAGGGCAGAGCGGTGATCGGGTTCCGAAGGGTTGACGGGAAAATCGAGGCTTACATCGACAGGATTGCGCTGCGACAGGAGCTTGTTCTACCGAGCGGAGAGACATTGCCCATTGACGGTATGAATCGGAACCGCGGCAGAAACGAATTGGTCCTTTACCGTCCACATTTCCACATCGTGACCTTGACGATGCCCGATGGCGTAGAAGCCGTTGTGAGAAATGGGGAAGTGGTCGGTGTCCACGAGGGACAGGGGAGTTTGTGGATTCCGGCGGACGGTTACGTTTTATCTGCAAGCGGTAAGAAACGGGGTGAACTTTTATCACATATCGCTGAAGGTGATAGCGTTCAAATTCGTGAGACAATCATCCCTGAGCGCGTCGGGGACAGTAATGTATGGGCAAGTTTCGTGCATATTGTTGGCGGGGGTCCGTTACTGCTGCAGAACGGGACCGCGTGTTCCACACAGGCATACGAGCGAGAAGGTTTTGATCGGGCATTTCACAGTTTCTGGCATCCACGGACAGCCGTCGGTAAAAAGGCAGACGGCACCCTCCTTTTTGTGACGATAACGGCAGCAGAGGCAGGCGTTCGACGCGGGGTCATGTTGACACGGCTTGCGGAACTGTTTCTGGAATGGGGTGCGACGGATGCGCTGAATCTTGACGGCGGCAATTCATCGATGTTAGTTATCCGAGATGAAGTCGTGAGTGTTAAACAGAAAGCGGCTGCGTCTGATACCTCGCGTGATACATCGGAGGGGGAAAAGACACAAGTAAAGAAAAAAGCGCGAGTAGAGCAGAACGCGAAGACTGCCCGCGGGAATCGTCGGATACGTCCGATGCCGAGACAACAGGGACGCGCTATTTCAGATGCAATCTTGATTTTTTCCCGCTTTTAAATTATAATAGGTTGAAAGCAGGGTCAGCACAATAGACCGTTGTCAGTAAAAAAAGACACATCTGGCTACGATAGAAATTGGAACAGGAGGAAAGGTCATGTCAAGCAACAACAGACACCTCGAACCTCGGAAGAAATCGGATCTTGGTAAGAAACACCGGGAACTTATATCCAGTGCAGCATTGAAACCGGAAACCAAAAGACTGTCGCGACGTTCCTTTTTCAAAGGTTCCGTTGGACTTGCTGCCGCTGCACTCGCCGCCGATACGTTGATTTTGCCAGCAGATGCCCAGTGGCGGTTCCGAGAATATCTCCCTTATGACGCAGCAGGAGATTATCACTACGGACGATACGGGAGGATTGAACATCACTATCCTGAGATGAATCCAACGGGTGAAAAGTTTACGTTTGTTCGACTCAAGTACCCCGGTGGCGATTGGTATACGAATATTGTCAATTACTATTACTGGCAATCGGATTTGCAATTTGCGAAGGTCCTCGCCGCCAATACAACAATCAATGTGGAGGTGCGTGAGCATCCGCAATATG is a window encoding:
- a CDS encoding phosphodiester glycosidase family protein, with product MFDITYLGRRCFRFIRRYPRTWTIIGFLLIFSIGIRLGQTGAVNKITDYFRSFTDRERTDVTTSVARGIVHRQIQDKGMLTNILAVSPEAVDIRPYRALSAGIGTETLVSLARRHKALAAINGGFFEMVGTFRGESVGALKIDGEWVSEPEQGRAVIGFRRVDGKIEAYIDRIALRQELVLPSGETLPIDGMNRNRGRNELVLYRPHFHIVTLTMPDGVEAVVRNGEVVGVHEGQGSLWIPADGYVLSASGKKRGELLSHIAEGDSVQIRETIIPERVGDSNVWASFVHIVGGGPLLLQNGTACSTQAYEREGFDRAFHSFWHPRTAVGKKADGTLLFVTITAAEAGVRRGVMLTRLAELFLEWGATDALNLDGGNSSMLVIRDEVVSVKQKAAASDTSRDTSEGEKTQVKKKARVEQNAKTARGNRRIRPMPRQQGRAISDAILIFSRF